The genomic stretch GGACGCGCTTCTTTCCGACAAGACCGTGACGGGATGGTTCGCGCCAGTCTTCATCGAGACCTTCGTGGGTCTGAAGCGGCATGAGGTCGAGCGGCTGGCCGGCCTCGATCCGGCCGCCATCTGCGACCTCTACCGGACGCTTTATTGATGACCGTGCTGACTGAAAAAGATTGGCCCGATGCCGTCGAGGTTCTCAACGAGCGCGGCCGCAGCGACATCGTCCTTTTGTGCGAGCATGCCTCCAACCACATGCCGGCGGAATATCGCCAGCTCGGCCTCGACGCCAGCCATCTGCAGCGCCACATCGCCTGGGATATCGGCGCCGCGGCGGTGACACGGCTGTTGTCGGCACGGCTCGATGCACCGGCGTTCCTCAGCGGCTATTCGCGGCTGCTGATCGACCTGAACAGGCCGCTGGGCACCCCCGGCAGCATTCCCGTGCTGTCGGAAGACACCGACATTCCCGGCAATGTCGGTGTTGATGCTGCGGAGCGGGACCGGCGCGCCAAAATCATGTTTTCGCCGTTCCATGACCGCGTGGCGGCGCATCTCGATCATCGCGTGACCGAGAGGCGGCCGACGCGGATCGTGACGATCCACTCCTTCACGCCGGTGTTCCTCGGTGTCGCCAGGCCATGGCACGCGGGCGTGCTGCATGACCGTGCCGCCGATCTCGCCGAAGCGATCCTTTCGGGCCTGCGCACCGACGCGGCACTCAACGTCGCGGCCAACGTGCCCTATGTGATCAGCCGCGACGCCGATTACGCCGTGCCTGTCCATGGCGACGATCGCGGCATCCCCGCCGTCCTCATTGAGGTCCGGCAGGACCTGCTGGCGAACCAGGCCGGTATCGAGGAGTGGGCCGAC from Mesorhizobium sp. 113-3-3 encodes the following:
- a CDS encoding N-formylglutamate amidohydrolase; translation: MTVLTEKDWPDAVEVLNERGRSDIVLLCEHASNHMPAEYRQLGLDASHLQRHIAWDIGAAAVTRLLSARLDAPAFLSGYSRLLIDLNRPLGTPGSIPVLSEDTDIPGNVGVDAAERDRRAKIMFSPFHDRVAAHLDHRVTERRPTRIVTIHSFTPVFLGVARPWHAGVLHDRAADLAEAILSGLRTDAALNVAANVPYVISRDADYAVPVHGDDRGIPAVLIEVRQDLLANQAGIEEWADRLAAALPARETEAVS